The window AACTGCAGGGCATTTTGGGTTCCCTGGAAGAGGCCCTTGCCCCACAGCTGCCCGCTTCCGATGGCGATCTTGGACTGGATGAGGTGGTAGCCCGCTCCCAGCGGATCCAGGCTGGGATCCAGGAACACCAGCAGGCGCTTCTGCTGGTACGGCTTCAACCACCGCCACACCATGGGCGCGGCCGCTAGACCGATCCCCGCGAGTCCTGCCAGGGTCCGGAGGGGGGTGCCTGCCGCGAACAGCATTCCCAGGACGACGGCGAGGAACACGAGGGTGGTGCCGAAGTCCGGCTGCAGGAACACCAGCACCAGGGCCGGAAGCACCCAGAGTCCACAGCCCGCCACTTCCCAGAGATTCCGGGGAGGGGTGGGCCGGCGAGCCAGCACGTCCGCCAGGAGGAGGATGACGCTGAGCTTTGCGAGCTCCGAGGGCTGAAAGCTCAAGGGGCCCAACTGCAGCCACCGCTGGGCACCGAGCCGCTCGTAGCCCGCCAGGTCCACGGCCAACAGGAGCGCCAGACTCACCCCGTACAGACCTCTCGCGGCCCGCCGGAAGGCCTGGAGGGGCAAGGCGGCGCACCCCCCGAGCAGCACGCTTCCCATCGCCAGGTGCGCGAGCCGAACGGACAGCAGCCCCCAGGGGGATTCTGGAGAACGCGTGGCGCTGAGGATGGCCAGCGTCCCGAGGGTGCACAGCCCGAGGACGCTGCTCAGGAGCAGCAGGTCCGTCTCCGCCACCCACCGACGGAAGGCCGGCAGGCGCCTCCCGCGCCTGCGTCCTAGGGACGGCCAGCCGCTGCTTCCGTTGGTGCGTACAGATGCTTCCACGCCTGGATCACCTGACGTGCGATGGGCGCAGCGGCGATCCCGCCTCGAGCCCCGTGCTCCACCAACACCACCACCACGAGGCGGGGATCTTCCGCGGGGGCATACCCCGCGAACCACGCGTGCGGCCTGCCGCGGGAGGTTTCCGCGCTCCCCGTTTTTCCGGCCACCCGAATCCCTTCCACCGCCGCGGCCCGTCCGGTCCCCTCCTCCACCACGGCCGCCAGACCCTCCCGGATGGCCGTCCAGACCTCGGGGGGGAGGGAGAGGCGACGGAGCACCACGGGCTTGGAGGTATACAGGACCCTGCCCTCCGGGGAGAGGACGGACCGGAGGAGGCGGGGCTGCAGCACCTCCCCGCCGTTGGCCACCGCGGCCATCATCCGGGCCACCTGGAGGGGCGTGACGAGGGTAAATCCCTGCCCGATGGCCATGTTCAGGGTGTCCCCGGGATACCACGGCTCCCCGAACACCTGCCGCTTGTACTCCGGGGTTGGCACGATCCCCTCCACCTCCCCGGGCAGGTCCACTCCCGTCCGTTCCCCGAATCCCAGGGATCGGGCCATCCGGGCGAGCTGGATGGGCCCTACCCGGAGACCCAGCTGCCAGAACATCACGTTACAGGACTGGGCGACCCCGGAGCGGAAGGTCACCCTTCCGTGGGCCCGCAGGTCTCGGAAAACGCGCCCTCCCAGGGTCAGGCTTCCGGGGCAGAGAAAGGTACTGCCCGCATCCGCGGCCCGGGTGCGCAGCGCAGCGAGTCCGGTAACCACCTTGAACACGGAGCCTGGCTCGTACGCGGTGGCGAGCGCGCGGTTCAGAAGGGGAGTCCTCCGGTCGCCCGCGATCCGCCGCCACGTCTCGGGAGGGATCCCCACCGCGAAGAGGTTGGGATCGTAGGAGGGCCAGCTGGCCATGGCCAGGATCTCGCCGGTCCGAGGATCCATGGCCACCACGGCCCCCGGACGCGCGCCCAGGGCCCGCTCCGCCGCCTCCTGCAGGCGGAGATCGAGGGTCAGCACCACGGTGTTCCCGGGCCTTCCCTCCTGCTGGCGGAGCACCCGCAGGGGACGTCCCGCGGCGTCTACCTCCACCACCTGCTCCCCGTCCTCGCCCCGCAGCAGCCGGTCGTATTGCCGCTCCACTCCCGCCTTCCCGATGAGGTCCCCCATCTCGTATCCCCACGGCCGGAGACGCTCCAGCTCCGGTCCGCTGATCTCGCCCAGGTAGCCGAGGACATGGGCCGCCAGGGTGCCGTGGGGATAGGATCGAAGGGGATCCGCGATCACCGCCACCCCCCGGAGATCCGTGCGCCACTCCTCCAGGGTGGTGAGGACGCGGATCCCCACGTCCCGCTGGATCCGCACGAGGGCAAAGGGAGGGGCTCCACGCAGCTTCTGCAGGATCTCCACCTCAGGCACTCCCAGGAGCCGACTCAGGGCTTCCAGCACCCGTCTTCGATCCCCGAGCGCCATGGGGAGGACGGCCACGGAGAAGGAGGGGCGATTGGTCACCAGCGGGATTCCCCGACGGTCCAGGATCAGCCCCCGGGGAGCTGGCAGGCGGTTGATCCGGAGCCGGTTTCCTTGGGCCAGCTGGTCGTAGTATGCGCCCTGGAGGACCTGCAACTGCCAGAGCCGCAGCCCCAGCAGCCCCAGGGCTCCCGTGAGCACCGCCGCGAGGACGGCGATGCGGCGGGCCGGCCGTTCCTCAACGGGAAGCCGCACGGCCGACCCTCCCGACGCCCGGCCCTCTCCGAACTGCCCAGTAGACGAGGGGCGCCATCGCCGCGTGGGAGCAAGCGAGGAGCAAGATCTCCCCGGGTCTTACCCATCCCACCGGCCACCCCACGAGGGCGCGCACTCCCCACGATGCGAGGATGTCTACCAGGAAGGCTCCCAGGGCCGCCAGGGCCGGGATCCCTGCGCCCCCAGGTTGAACCACGTCCCTCCACATACCGCAGAGGAACCCCACGAGGATCTTCGGACCCGCGAGTAGGCCGAGGGCGTGGCCGCTCAGAAGATCCTGGAGCAGCCCGCCCGCCAAGCCCACTCCCGCGCCCGCCTCCGGTCCGCGGAGAAGAGCCCACGTCACCACCACCAGGAGGACGAGATCCATCCGACCGGAGGGGAGCCGGCGGACCAGGACCGGTTCGATCACCGCGGCCCCGATCAACCAGATCCCGACCCAACCTGCCTGCCGCAGCTGGCCCATCTCAGGGCTCCTGCCCGGAACCCACCAGGAGCAGGACCTCCTCGATACGGCCCAGGTCCGCGGTGGGAACCACCTCCGCCTCCAGGAAGAGGCCACCCTTGAATACGGAACGGATGGTCCCCACCCGCAACCCCCGGGGAAAGACCCCGCCGAGCCCTGAGGTGACCAGCACGTCTCCCGGACGGGCCGCGGCATCCCGGGGAAGATAGCGCAGCCGCAGGGAAGGCCCTGCCTGGCCCTCCACGATGGCCGCATCCCGGGTCCTCTGCACGAGGACCCCCACCGCGCTTCGGGGGTCGGTTATGAGGAGGACCCGGGAGGCGGTGGGGTAGACCTCCAACACCCGTCCAACCAGCCCATCCGCGGTCACCACCACGTCGTGGCGCCGGACACCGTCCCGCCCCCCGCGGTTGATGAGCACGGTGGCAAACCACGTATCCGGGTCTCGGGCCACCACCCGGGCCGCGAGGGTAGCGGTGGGGAATTCCGCCCGAAGGGCCAGCAGCCGGCGCAACCGGGCCACCTCCGCGCGCGCCTCTTCGAGGTCCGCTAACCTGCGGCGCAGCTGCTCCACCTCCGCCCGCAGCCGTGCGTTCTCCGCCCGCAATTCCCGGATCTCCGCGAGGGCCCGCCACCATCGCTCCCCGGTCTCCGCGGCTTCGTCTAGAGCCACCTGCATGGGTGTAAGCACGGCCAGGACCGCATGGCCCAGCCGGCCCACCGCCCGGCGGTCCGGAGCCCGGAGCTGCCCGGTGAGGAGCACGAGGACGCCCACGAGCAGGAGGGCCAAAAGGCCCGTGCGGCGCCGGGGGGTGACCCAGATCATGCAGGCGCTCCGCGAAGCGGGGGGAAGGCTCGGGAACCCCTCATAGCCTCTTCGTGGTGATGAGCACCTTCTTCAGGTGGTCGATCTCCTCCAGGGCCCGGCCGGTGCCCAGGGCCACCGCGGACAGGGGATCGTCCGTGAGGGTCACGGGCATCCCTGTTTCCTGGGCCAGCAACCGATCCAGCCCCCGCAGCAGAGCCCCCCCTCCCACCAGGACGATGCCCCGTTCCACGATGTCCGCGGCCAGCTCGGGGGGAGTCCTCTCCAGGGTCTGCCGCACCGCCTCCACGATGGCGGTCACAGGCTCGTTCAGGGCCTCCCGGATCTCCGCGCTGGTCATGCGCACGGTGCGCGGAAGCCCCGTGAGCAGATCCCTGCCCCGGACGTCCACCGCCTGCTCTTCCCGCAGGGGGTATGCGCTTCCCACAGCGATCTTGATCTCCTCCGCGGTGCGCTCCCCGATGAGGAGGTTGTAGGCCTTGCGGGCGTACTGGATGATGGCCTCATCCATCTCGTCCCCGCCGATGCGGATGGACTTGCTCGTGACGATGCCGCCCAGGGCGATCACCGCCACCTCCGTGGTCCCGCCCCCCACATCCACGATCATGCTGCCCACGGGCTCGCTCACGGGCAGCCCAGCCCCGATGGCCGCGGCCATGGGCTCCTCGATGAGGTACGCCTCCCGGGCCCCCGCCTGCAGGGTGGCGTCGATCACCGCCCTCTTCTCCACCTCCGTCACCCCAGAGGGGATCCCCACGATCACCCGCGGCTTGAGGAAGGACCGTCCCCGAAGCCCCCGACGGATGAAGTACGCCAGCATGGCCGCGGTGGTGTCGAAGTCCGCGATCACGCCATCCCGGAGCGGCCGCACCGCCTGCACGTCCGCGGGAGTGCGGCCGATCATGCGCTTCGCCTCCTCCCCCACCGCGAGGACCTGGCCATCGTCCACCCGGCGGGCGATCACGGAGGGCTCCCGGACCACGATCCCCTCTCCCCGCACGTACACGAGGGTGTTCGCGGTCCCCAGGTCGATTCCCATGTCCCGGGAGAAGTACCGGGTGAAGAATCCGTCCCACCACATGCGCGACCTCCTGGGCCGTGCCGAAGCTCGGCGCGCGGGCCTGCCTGGGAGTCTCTCTCCTGAGTGTACGCGGTTTGAAGGAGGCGGACTAGAACCCCAGGCCCCGTTCCCGCAGGCTCGTAAACCGGCCGTCGCCGAGCACCAGGTGGTCGAGGACGGCGATGCCCAACAGGGCCCCCGCCTCCCGAAGACGCTCCGTGAGTCGGACATCTTCGGGGCTCGGCTCGGGGTTCCCGGAAGGATGGTTGTGGGCGAGGATCACCGCGTGGGCTCCCCGACGCACCGCCTCCCGGAACACCTCCCGCGCGCAGACGGACGCCGCGTTGAGTCCTCCCCGGGCGGCCTCCACCACTCCCACCACCTCATGTCTGGTGTTCAGGAGGAGCACGCAGAAGTGCTCCTGCTCCCGGCCCTCCAGCTTCGTGCGCACCACCCGGGCCGCGTCCTGGGCGCAACGGATCACGGGGCGCTCCGAAGGATCGACCAACCGAGCCCGCCGGCCCAGCTCCAGGGCCGCGACCAGTACCGCGGCCTTCGCGATCCCCATCCCCTCCACCGCCGTCAACTCCTCCACCCGGGCCTGTCCGAGCTCCCGAAGCCCCCCAAACCGCGCGAGGAGCCGATCCGCGAGCTGGAGTGCGGAGACCCCCCGGGTACCCGTGCGCAGCACCAGGGCGAGGAGCTCCCGCACGCTGATCCCCTCCGGCCCCTCGCTCTGAAGCCGCTCCCGGGGACGGGCCTCAGGGGGGAGAGCGCGCAATCCTGCCATGACCCTCCGTCCCAGTGAACGCCCTACCGGCCGGGATTCGCGGGCTAAACCAGGCGCCAAACCCAGAGGGCCAGGACCACCCCGATGAGGATGGCGAGGTTCAGCCGGAGGACCGTTCCGAAGGTCAGGGAGAGAAGGGAGAGGTCCAGACGGAGGGGAGGTTCAATCCCGACTTCCACGGTGCGGGCGAGGAAGGAAAGGCCCGGGAGGTTGCGCACCGACTCCGCCAGCACATGCCCCACGACCCCCCCCAGGAGGACCACCAGGAGCAGCGCCCCCCACGCACGCCGGCCCCGCCGTGCCATGGCGCGGCACTAGGCCTTGCCCTGGTCCCCCTCGTCGTCCTCCCGCATGGTCCGCCGGAAGTCCCGGATCGCCCGGCCCAGGGAGCTGCCGATCCCGGCCAGCCGCGAGGGTCCGAAGATCAACAGGGCGATGAGCAGGATGACGACGAGCTCCGTGGTCCCGATCCCGAAGGGCATCCCTCACCTCCGGGCCCATTATAACAGGGTACGGGGGAGGGAGGCGGGCTCAGCGGCCACGACCCCTCAGACGCCAGAGGACGACCCCGAGGAGGAGTCCCCCGAGCACATAGGGCCCCCTTCCCAGGAGGAGGGAGCGGAGGGACCTTCCCGTAACCGCCACGGCGTCTATGACCTCCCGGATCTCCCGCCGCATCCTGTCGAGCCGCTGGAGGATTACGGCTCGGAGGGCCCGGATTCTCTGGACGAGCGCAGCAGGTCCCGGATCCACTGGAGATCCTCCCGGAGCACGGAGCGGAGCTCCACGAACTTCGCCGCGCGGAGTCGGCGGATGCCTCCCCACGCCGCGCCCACCACCCCCAGCAGGGACAGAAGGAAGATCAAGAGGGCTGCAGCCCAGAGGGGAATCCACAGGGAGAGGACCAGGGTCACCACCACGGGGGCGAAGAGGAGCACGCCGGCCAACAGACCTCCGGCCACCACGAGGAGCGCAATCCCGCGCACCACCTGCCCCAGGGCGAGCCGCAACTCCGCGCGGGCCAAGGCCAAGTGCTCGTTCCCCAGCCGCGCGAGATCCCGCAACAGGGCCCGGACTTCCTCGTGGAAGCGGTACGTCACCTCACATCACCCCGTGCGCGGTGATGATGGCGCGGGCGATCTCCACCAGCTTCCGGTTCTCCTTCTGGCTTTGCACCTGCATCCGGCGGAAGGCCTCCTGCTCGCTGATGCCCAGCCGTTTCATGAGGATCCCCTTGGCCCGCTCGATGAGCTTCCGGGCCTCCAAGGCCTCCCGGAGATCCTGCACCTCCCCCTGCAGCACCCGGAATTCCTCGAACCGCTTGCGGGCCAGGAGGATGGCGGGCAGGAGGTCCTCCTCCGTCACCGGCTTCACCAGGTACGCGAAGACCCCCGCTTCCAGGGCCCGCTCCACCAGCTCCACCTCGCTGTAGGCGGTGAGGAGGATGATGGGGATGGGCCGGTGTTGGAGGATCCGTTGGGCTGCGGAGATGCCGTCCAGGCCTGGCATCTTGATGTCCAGGATGGCGACGTCCGGCTCCCGCTCCTGGGCCAGCCGCACCGCCTCCTCCCCGTCCGTGGCTTCCCCCACCACCTCGAACCCCAAGGACCGCAGCTGCGTTCGCAGGGTCATGAGGCGGATGGCCTCGTCGTCCGCGATGAGGATCCGCAACCGCTCGCTCATCGCCAAAACCGCACCTCCACCCTCGTCCCCTTTTGGCTCTCCATCCGAAACGTCCCCCGCAGGTCCCGGTGGACCAGGTCCCGGACGATCTGCAGTCCCAGGTGGGCGTCCCGGTCCGGGTCGAATCCCGGGGGGAGCCCCCGGCCGTCGTCCTCCACGGAGACCACCACCTCCGCGCCCCGCGTGTGCAGGGTGATGCACACGTGCCCTCCCTGGCCGTTGAAGGCGTGCTGCACCGCGTTGGTCACGAGCTCGCTCAGAACCAGGGCCAAGCTGGTGGCCTGCTTGCTGGGCAGGAGCAGGTGTTCCCCTCTCACCTCGACGGACACCCGACTTCCAGGGCCGGAGAGATCCTGCACGATGGTCTCCCCGATGCGCTCCGCGAGATGGTAGAGGTCCACTTCCTCGATGTGTTCCACGCTCAGCATCTGGTGGACGGCCGCGATGCTCTTCACCCGCCCCATGCTGTGGCGAAGGCTCCGGCGGGCCTCCTCGGGCGCGGAGAGGGCCTCCAGGTACAGGAGGTCTGCCAGGGTCTGCAGGTTGTTCTTGATGCGGTGGTGCATCTCTTGCAACAGGGTCCTCAGCTGCCGGTTGGTCTGCTCCAGCTCCTGCTCCCGTTGCCGGATGACCCGATCCCGGGCCTCCAGGTACGCCTGCCCCACGGCCAGCATCTGCACGTCCACGGCCCGGTGGATGCGCTCCATGGCGAAGAGCACATCCGGAGGGAACGCCACCCACAGCCGTTGGCTCAGCATGGCCTGCACCTGAGCGTCCACGCTGCCGCGCAGCAGGCTCATGGCCTGGAGGATTTCCTCCAGACTGAAACTGGACTGGAGTTGCTGGGCCGCCACCCGATGGGCGTGCTCGTGGACCTCCTCCCGGAGGACCCGCTTCTCCTCCTCTCCCTCCGCCCGCAGGACCCGGATCAGGAGCTGCAGGGTCTGGCCCCCCCACTCGTCCACGAGGGCGGGAACGCCCGCGTACCGGGGGACCCGGCGGTGGAGCTCCTGGGTCCACCGGCGCAGGATGTCGGGAACGGCCCCCTCCAGGTGGGCCGCGGTGGTGCGGACCGCAAACCGCACCATGGCCTCCCGCAGGCGTTGGAAGGGCTCGGCCACGTAACGAAGAACCCGGGCGAAGGACCGCACCATCCCCACGGATAGTGTACCAGCCGAGGGGCCGCCTCCCCTCAGCGGTCCCGGATCAGGACGAACTCCGTGAGGCCGATGAGGCTGTCGCGGGCAGGGGCCGCGGGGAGGGTCCGGAGCGCTTCCAGGGCCCACTCCGCGTGCCGACGGGCGGCTTCCCGGGCATAGGCGAAGGAGCCGTACCGCAGGAGCTCCTGGCGCAGGCCCTCCACGTCCCCCTCCTGGATGAGGCGCACCAGACGCGCGCGGTCTCCATCCCGGGCATGCCGGAGGGCGTGGATGAGGGGGAGGGTCATCTTCCCCGACCGGATGTCGCTGCCGATGGGTTTCCCGAGGGTCTCCGGATCACTCAGCAGATCCAGGGCGTCGTCCGTGATCTGGAAGGCGATCCCCCAGTGGAGCCCGAACCGGTCCAGGCGCTCCGCCACCGCCTCCTCCGCCCCCGCCAGGAGGGCTCCACAGGCGCACGCGGAGGCGATGAGCCGGGCGGTCTTCCCCTCCACGATGCGGAAGTAGATGCCCTCCTCCGTGTGCGGGGTGTTCCCGTACCGGATCTGCAGGATCTCCGCCTGGCTCATGGAGACCGTGGCGAGGGACATGCGGCTCGCCACGGTCTCCCGGCCGATGCGGGAGAGCAGGTGGAAAGACTTGGCGAACAGGTAATCCCCCAGCAGGACCGCCACCTGGTTTCCCCACCGGGCGTTCGCGGTGGGCTCGCCCCGCCGCAGGGGGGATTCGTCGATGACGTCGTCGTGGATCAGGCTCGCCACGTGGATGAGCTCCACCGCCGCGGCCAGGGCCCGGCTTTCCGCGGCAGGTTCTCCCACGGCCCGGGCGCTGAGGAAGGTGAGGGCGGGACGGAGGAGCTTGCCCCGGGTCCGGAGGACGTGGGTGACCAGCTCCTGGATGAAGGGATCGTCCGCCGCCAGCTCCTCCGAGAGCAACTGGAGGAGGGCTTCCAGGTCCTCCCGCACGGGCTGGTAGAGGGCTTCAAGGACACGCGGGGTCATCGGGCCTGCTGGGCTCCCAGCTGTCGGACGTATGCCACAAGCGCCCAGATCTGCTCGTCCCTCAGGGCCCCGAAGGCCGGCATCCCGCTGCGGCGGGGCGTATCCGCCAACCCGTGCTTGATGACCCAGAAGGTCGCCCCCGGAGGCATCCGTTCCTGGAACGCGCGGGCGTGGAAGTTCATGGGCTTTGGGTTCAAGGTCGCGCCCGCGGGACCGTCCCCCCGACCCTCCGGACCGTGGCAGACCGCGCACAGGGTCGCGTACTGCTGCCCCGCGGCCTGCAGGGCCGCGGGGCTCACGGGGGGCATGCGGGCGGCTCGGGCCTCCTGCGGGACCACCGCGAGGATTCCCTGGACCTGCTCGCTTCCGTCTTCCACCGGGCCCGCGGCGATGCCGCTCACGCCGGGGACCGTCCGGGCCACGGGCCGCACCTCCGGCGCCACGAGTCCGCCCACCACGAACAGGTACAGGACCGCCCAAGCGGGGAGGAGGGCGTAGAGCAGGAGCAGCGGCACCGGAAGCCGTTCCCGCCGCGTGGGATGCTCTGGCGTGGGAGCGTGCTCCGCCATCCCTTCCCTCACTTCAGGCTCATCAGGTAGGCCACCAGGGCCCGCAGCTCCGCGTCCGAGAGGTACGCGTAGGAGGGCATGCGTCCCGGAGGTGTACGACGACGGGGGTCCCGGAGCAGGCGCAAAAGCTCCTCGGCGTTCGTGATCCGGTTTCCCACCCGCGCGAGATCCGGGCCGATCCGCACCGTTCCCAGGGCCGTGGGATTCAGGTGTGCGTAGTCCCCCGGGCGGGAGGCCTCTCCGAGATCCCCGCTCCGGGCCACCACCCCGAACCGGGCCTCCGGGATCCGCACCTGCTGGGTGTGACACTGGGCGCACCCCTCCCGGAGGTACACCGCGTACCCCCGCTGCGGCTCCCCCACCAGCGTCCGGGTCGCCCGCGCGGGGGGGACCGCGGGGAGCAGCACCGTGACCACAAACCCGGCGAGGGCGGTGACCAAGCACATCAGGGGTAGCGAGGCAGCACGCGTCTGCATCCCGACCTCCCTACACCGCGAGCACCAGGTCCCGCTCCGCCGCGGGAACCTCGATCCCGGAATCCGCGGTGAGGAACACGTTCCAGCAGAACGCCACCTGCCCGAAGGCCACCAGACCGAGGGCGATGGCCCGGGCCGCCAGGTACGGGACCACCGCGTTCACCCCGTGGCCGAAGGGCACCGTACCCGTGGCCCACACCGCGCCCTGCACGAGGCCCGCCATCAGGAGGGCTCCCGCGGCCAAAAACCACCCTCCCGTCCACGCCCAGAAGTGCCACCAGGCGAGCCGGGGGCTGACCAACACCCGCCCGACGGCGGCAGGGATCATGACGTACGCGGCACCCAGAGCCACGGATCCCGCTCCGGCACCCAACAGGAGCGCCGTCCTCGCCTCCGTCCACAGGGTGAGACCGGCGATCCGGGCGGGGCCGAGTAGGGCTCCCAGTCCTGCCGCGAGGGCCCCGAAGAGGAACGCGGCGCTGCCCACCGGGAAGAAGGCCAGCCCGGGGGATTCCGACAGCCGGGCCCACTGTCCCTCCAGGGCCCGCCACACCCCCGCGGCGGTGCTTGCCGCGGGGATC is drawn from Armatimonadota bacterium and contains these coding sequences:
- the rodA gene encoding rod shape-determining protein RodA, with the translated sequence MAETDLLLLSSVLGLCTLGTLAILSATRSPESPWGLLSVRLAHLAMGSVLLGGCAALPLQAFRRAARGLYGVSLALLLAVDLAGYERLGAQRWLQLGPLSFQPSELAKLSVILLLADVLARRPTPPRNLWEVAGCGLWVLPALVLVFLQPDFGTTLVFLAVVLGMLFAAGTPLRTLAGLAGIGLAAAPMVWRWLKPYQQKRLLVFLDPSLDPLGAGYHLIQSKIAIGSGQLWGKGLFQGTQNALQFLPMQHTDFVFAVIGEELGFVGTLGVLGLFWVYLIRGLQAAQRAPDAFGRLVGVGIVSTVGFHVLVNVGMTVGVMPVTGIPLPFLSHGGSALLVNLAATGILLHLGRRRSWSGP
- the mrdA gene encoding penicillin-binding protein 2, yielding MRLPVEERPARRIAVLAAVLTGALGLLGLRLWQLQVLQGAYYDQLAQGNRLRINRLPAPRGLILDRRGIPLVTNRPSFSVAVLPMALGDRRRVLEALSRLLGVPEVEILQKLRGAPPFALVRIQRDVGIRVLTTLEEWRTDLRGVAVIADPLRSYPHGTLAAHVLGYLGEISGPELERLRPWGYEMGDLIGKAGVERQYDRLLRGEDGEQVVEVDAAGRPLRVLRQQEGRPGNTVVLTLDLRLQEAAERALGARPGAVVAMDPRTGEILAMASWPSYDPNLFAVGIPPETWRRIAGDRRTPLLNRALATAYEPGSVFKVVTGLAALRTRAADAGSTFLCPGSLTLGGRVFRDLRAHGRVTFRSGVAQSCNVMFWQLGLRVGPIQLARMARSLGFGERTGVDLPGEVEGIVPTPEYKRQVFGEPWYPGDTLNMAIGQGFTLVTPLQVARMMAAVANGGEVLQPRLLRSVLSPEGRVLYTSKPVVLRRLSLPPEVWTAIREGLAAVVEEGTGRAAAVEGIRVAGKTGSAETSRGRPHAWFAGYAPAEDPRLVVVVLVEHGARGGIAAAPIARQVIQAWKHLYAPTEAAAGRP
- the mreD gene encoding rod shape-determining protein MreD, whose translation is MGQLRQAGWVGIWLIGAAVIEPVLVRRLPSGRMDLVLLVVVTWALLRGPEAGAGVGLAGGLLQDLLSGHALGLLAGPKILVGFLCGMWRDVVQPGGAGIPALAALGAFLVDILASWGVRALVGWPVGWVRPGEILLLACSHAAMAPLVYWAVRRGPGVGRVGRAASR
- the mreC gene encoding rod shape-determining protein MreC, producing MIWVTPRRRTGLLALLLVGVLVLLTGQLRAPDRRAVGRLGHAVLAVLTPMQVALDEAAETGERWWRALAEIRELRAENARLRAEVEQLRRRLADLEEARAEVARLRRLLALRAEFPTATLAARVVARDPDTWFATVLINRGGRDGVRRHDVVVTADGLVGRVLEVYPTASRVLLITDPRSAVGVLVQRTRDAAIVEGQAGPSLRLRYLPRDAAARPGDVLVTSGLGGVFPRGLRVGTIRSVFKGGLFLEAEVVPTADLGRIEEVLLLVGSGQEP
- a CDS encoding rod shape-determining protein — protein: MWWDGFFTRYFSRDMGIDLGTANTLVYVRGEGIVVREPSVIARRVDDGQVLAVGEEAKRMIGRTPADVQAVRPLRDGVIADFDTTAAMLAYFIRRGLRGRSFLKPRVIVGIPSGVTEVEKRAVIDATLQAGAREAYLIEEPMAAAIGAGLPVSEPVGSMIVDVGGGTTEVAVIALGGIVTSKSIRIGGDEMDEAIIQYARKAYNLLIGERTAEEIKIAVGSAYPLREEQAVDVRGRDLLTGLPRTVRMTSAEIREALNEPVTAIVEAVRQTLERTPPELAADIVERGIVLVGGGALLRGLDRLLAQETGMPVTLTDDPLSAVALGTGRALEEIDHLKKVLITTKRL
- the radC gene encoding DNA repair protein RadC — encoded protein: MAGLRALPPEARPRERLQSEGPEGISVRELLALVLRTGTRGVSALQLADRLLARFGGLRELGQARVEELTAVEGMGIAKAAVLVAALELGRRARLVDPSERPVIRCAQDAARVVRTKLEGREQEHFCVLLLNTRHEVVGVVEAARGGLNAASVCAREVFREAVRRGAHAVILAHNHPSGNPEPSPEDVRLTERLREAGALLGIAVLDHLVLGDGRFTSLRERGLGF
- a CDS encoding DUF4321 domain-containing protein encodes the protein MARRGRRAWGALLLVVLLGGVVGHVLAESVRNLPGLSFLARTVEVGIEPPLRLDLSLLSLTFGTVLRLNLAILIGVVLALWVWRLV
- the tatA gene encoding twin-arginine translocase TatA/TatE family subunit: MPFGIGTTELVVILLIALLIFGPSRLAGIGSSLGRAIRDFRRTMREDDEGDQGKA
- a CDS encoding phage holin family protein, producing MTYRFHEEVRALLRDLARLGNEHLALARAELRLALGQVVRGIALLVVAGGLLAGVLLFAPVVVTLVLSLWIPLWAAALLIFLLSLLGVVGAAWGGIRRLRAAKFVELRSVLREDLQWIRDLLRSSRESGPSEP
- a CDS encoding response regulator, producing MSERLRILIADDEAIRLMTLRTQLRSLGFEVVGEATDGEEAVRLAQEREPDVAILDIKMPGLDGISAAQRILQHRPIPIILLTAYSEVELVERALEAGVFAYLVKPVTEEDLLPAILLARKRFEEFRVLQGEVQDLREALEARKLIERAKGILMKRLGISEQEAFRRMQVQSQKENRKLVEIARAIITAHGVM
- a CDS encoding sensor histidine kinase translates to MVRSFARVLRYVAEPFQRLREAMVRFAVRTTAAHLEGAVPDILRRWTQELHRRVPRYAGVPALVDEWGGQTLQLLIRVLRAEGEEEKRVLREEVHEHAHRVAAQQLQSSFSLEEILQAMSLLRGSVDAQVQAMLSQRLWVAFPPDVLFAMERIHRAVDVQMLAVGQAYLEARDRVIRQREQELEQTNRQLRTLLQEMHHRIKNNLQTLADLLYLEALSAPEEARRSLRHSMGRVKSIAAVHQMLSVEHIEEVDLYHLAERIGETIVQDLSGPGSRVSVEVRGEHLLLPSKQATSLALVLSELVTNAVQHAFNGQGGHVCITLHTRGAEVVVSVEDDGRGLPPGFDPDRDAHLGLQIVRDLVHRDLRGTFRMESQKGTRVEVRFWR
- a CDS encoding polyprenyl synthetase family protein; protein product: MTPRVLEALYQPVREDLEALLQLLSEELAADDPFIQELVTHVLRTRGKLLRPALTFLSARAVGEPAAESRALAAAVELIHVASLIHDDVIDESPLRRGEPTANARWGNQVAVLLGDYLFAKSFHLLSRIGRETVASRMSLATVSMSQAEILQIRYGNTPHTEEGIYFRIVEGKTARLIASACACGALLAGAEEAVAERLDRFGLHWGIAFQITDDALDLLSDPETLGKPIGSDIRSGKMTLPLIHALRHARDGDRARLVRLIQEGDVEGLRQELLRYGSFAYAREAARRHAEWALEALRTLPAAPARDSLIGLTEFVLIRDR
- a CDS encoding cytochrome c → MAEHAPTPEHPTRRERLPVPLLLLYALLPAWAVLYLFVVGGLVAPEVRPVARTVPGVSGIAAGPVEDGSEQVQGILAVVPQEARAARMPPVSPAALQAAGQQYATLCAVCHGPEGRGDGPAGATLNPKPMNFHARAFQERMPPGATFWVIKHGLADTPRRSGMPAFGALRDEQIWALVAYVRQLGAQQAR
- a CDS encoding cbb3-type cytochrome c oxidase subunit II; the protein is MQTRAASLPLMCLVTALAGFVVTVLLPAVPPARATRTLVGEPQRGYAVYLREGCAQCHTQQVRIPEARFGVVARSGDLGEASRPGDYAHLNPTALGTVRIGPDLARVGNRITNAEELLRLLRDPRRRTPPGRMPSYAYLSDAELRALVAYLMSLK